A single Numenius arquata chromosome 1, bNumArq3.hap1.1, whole genome shotgun sequence DNA region contains:
- the AKAP11 gene encoding LOW QUALITY PROTEIN: A-kinase anchor protein 11 (The sequence of the model RefSeq protein was modified relative to this genomic sequence to represent the inferred CDS: substituted 1 base at 1 genomic stop codon), producing the protein MDTYARAQGNRMKPRISVKKSFGEGVLHSMKSLLHSRKELCNVSAEECLNQEEQDNFIEVTFIGFAEEMGTAHLQELAAVSSELPDVLKSLQLCKLKENEVIFLKDVKKTLGKPYVLKHQNQLPEVFCVMRLSPSFPRIKVDYIFTLLSKYTTGIRYAVEINSSQKHQTETSHGEDDDTNHSVSSIEDDFVTAFEHLDEDEPSKIQSGGACSFTSRNHRDAASQTIPGQCLEAVDSKILVGSARRKSSARSSTLIDILGLKELPSVKNSVTTSISDPWIQRSFYKPYNPSDQGVNFLCKTLFSSSPAESSESDCSSPSPIIFLDEEGYQKSLKAKLQLPKIPVVKDGIEDSDSEVSEFFDSFDQFDELEQALENSCKVIRDPVLGNPSQKRRTAHEQLSSASITMNPQKFKFDRPTLPANVKKPTPRKPESPYSSVFDVPDSPRPVKTSGEENGGLFSPIRSSAFSPLGSCGSSECLCRINLGGDGTGQNRHDAVYNSYSAYADSVSFEILGSVFHSESSSEQVCAGSDPKHKGIALKEKKGQAADFRMKTSKEPDKQAKSKHKSLMIRDSIQKFAAELVEKSFGSAFKDLQKGVSSCTSALCQLAARLTSSVFQMAFYEIGRRRAISLKERAINGIANFLVSEAITGALKELRHVKKQIFTNTVARFAADLAEELVFEGIMEVCQFSYPSTPTTAQPSSFDYEDKVVRSYARDLSESVIQEAFIELSQVDVTFTTQAAISVSMDNIKYVSAESMLESTRTSTVFPNFNDRVAVKPIQDSKKEYTVQQALFCTSGVVSSIPVPLAGRALCQHQVSCDAYKAKVSTAPNSDDKVYKDSTHPFFTSRKREEEVASFRNIYLTSDHSQSTGSTSSLLHSQNNTRQTNNRSGMNSNSEITSGSKGINTFSGTMVDMIVNEAYEAITSSRVTKAVEEYTDFLTRKIIDKKPYVQCIGEDFPKNVFADHLAKYVIKQSVDESKTVLCNSSENLACSVSSQSYADISRKDQCVIKKQETEKQSNVSVIVEQHQMPLNNPCNFLLTPTHSVQSFSESKDCWQEQKGHRFSSKSPPTCSTVTFARRVLEDATDTGSCSITYLNKPSKNHDAQKPSSGPVTYRQADCFLQANSFSSVMFGSEDTLQVEDKSSLKDGNICVMPGTPPPTPLVPCQSSSERNLRKLSKKLKGELAKEFAPATPPSTPYNPSVAGLSETEHDSLENEEFMLKLMRSLSEEVESSEDEDHSEMPIEKEECSEKTIQYADCLASHIISLATEMAASHLDGKTNTKEADRQVQLGMHNKRCGYSAFTNIPEETCNSLWNYAGDMAGKVISEAKKIVKSRHCKLLRLKRLNCQVDCLYLRKGDKDSSSKERCGPGQDQWPGERDSSVLPLPQGSSTTGLTSKYPSCESVTDEYADHIIRVLKREGGNAELLMDHYASRLAYRSIKSGLQQAARKSKLRCNRKMFPGQNAQVNGKVELIKAVNKDAVQQVKSSVHGCEDQTYSRGIVTQGTECTELLHFSESLAHSITCDVRKKLKMSGACLPKSLTDSCLYKKTEFDEVTGDLIKTRFSRTFLPFSPNHKLYHSTGSLNESGYSEDIIQAIEQYARKVADDTLEMGLESAVLHVAENRKNGDRLSYTEKLSPFSGTVCRCCSMKEHRYCTESTSHHLPAQESSIPVRHFLHSGLGGACQKSRVFQLEIPKIHVDVEQKIVVSDKGAAAAVEKAEGELSYTSLTADSGIGQDGVSFAESLTTEIMTSAMTNIGQAVNISKEXEGFHSVESIVSQQMSLSIGDDSTGSWSNLSFEDEHPDESSSFLHLSDSNGNSSSWSSLGLEGDMYEENLSFPTSDSDGTEDKDEDSKDAVEGSEQIRKTLAIVNIDLQPNLVDPQLRTALQWLVASETEVSDLHFHDTATREFVFLSRRLRERNWKVGDLLQAVLKYCEMTEKVSDGEQALNKSLVGWLLENV; encoded by the exons gtTACGTTTATAGGTTTTGCTGAAGAGATGGGTACTGCTCATTTGCAG GAGTTGGCAGCTGTTTCTTCAGAGCTTCCAGATGTTCTGAAATCGCTCCAGTTGTGCAAACTAAAAGAAAATGAGGTTATATTTCTAAAAGATGTAAAGAAAACCTTGGGAAAACCTTATGTCTTGAAACATCAG AATCAACTTCCTGAAGTGTTTTGTGTGATGAGACTGTCTCCTTCATTCCCAAGGATCAAAGTTGATTATATATTTACCTTGCTGAGCAAGTATACCACAGGCATAAGATATGCAGTGGAAATAAACTCATCGCAAAAACATCAAACAGAGACATCCCATGGAGAAGACGATGACACTAATCATTCAGTTTCTTCAATTGAGGATGATTTTGTCACTGCTTTCGAACATTTAGATGAAGATGAGCCTTCAAAGATACAAAGTGGTG gtGCATGCAGCTTTACTTCTCGAAACCATCGAGATGCTGCTTCACAGACCATCCCTGGTCAATGTTTAGAAGCTGTTGACTCAAAGATCCTTGTGGGTTCTGCACGTCGAAAGTCATCTGCCAGATCTTCTACTTTGATTGATATTttgggacttaaggaactgccctcagtgaaaaattcagttacAACCTCGATTTCTGATCCTTGGATACAAAGGAGTTTCTATAAGCCATATAATCCTTCTGATCAAGGTGTTAATTTTTTATGTAAAacattgttttcttcctctcccgcTGAATCCTCTGAGTCAGAttgctccagcccaagccccatCATCTTCTTAGATGAAGAAGGGTATCAAAAAAGCTTGAAAGCAAAACTTCAGCTGCCAAAAATTCCAGTAGTGAAAGATGGCATAGAGGATTCAGACTCAGAAGTGAGTGAATTTTTTGACAGTTTTGATCAGTTTGATGAGCTGGAACAAGCCTTGGAGAACTCTTGTAAAGTTATTAGGGATCCCGTCCTAGGGAATCCCTCCCAGAAAAGGAGGACTGCACATGAACAGTTGTCTTCTGCAAGCATTACAATGAATCCTCAGAAATTCAAGTTTGATCGTCCCACTCTCCCAGCCAATGTAAAGAAACCAACTCCTCGTAAACCAGAATCGCCATATAGCAGCGTCTTTGATGTCCCGGATTCCCCTCGCCCAGttaaaacatcaggagaagagaATGGAGGCTTGTTCAGCCCTATTAGATCATCAGCTTTCAGTCCACTAGGGAGCTGTGGTTCTTCTGAATGTTTATGTCGAATTAATCTTGGTGGAGATGGGACAGGTCAAAATCGCCACGATGCAGTTTATAATAGTTATTCAGCATACGCTGATAGTGTTTCATTTGAAATACTGGGTTCTGTTTTTCATTCTGAGTCCTCATCAGAACAAGTATGCGCAGGAAGTGATCCGAAACACAAAGGCAttgctttgaaagagaaaaaaggtcaAGCTGCAGATTTCAGAATGAAAACTAGTAAGGAGCCAGATAAACAAGCAAAATCTAAACATAAGTCATTAATGATTAGAGATAGCATTCAAAAATTCGCAGCTGAATTAGTTGAAAAAAGTTTTGGCAGTGCATTTAAAGACCTGCAAAAAGGCGTTTCTTCCTGCACCAGTGCACTTTGTCAATTGGCTGCTAGATTGACTTCTTCAGTCTTTCAAATGGCCTTTTATGAGATTGGAAGACGTAGAGCAATCTCCCTGAAGGAACGTGCCATTAATGGGATAGCAAACTTTTTGGTGAGCGAAGCTATAACTGGTGCTTTGAAAGAACTGCGGCACGTAAAGAAACAAATCTTTACCAACACCGTTGCTAGGTTTGCGGCAGACCTTGCTGAGGAACTTGTGTTTGAAGGAATCATGGAAGTATGCCAGTTTTCCTATCCATCGACGCCTACAACTGCACAGCCTTCATCATTTGATTATGAAGACAAAGTGGTAAGATCCTATGCCAGAGATTTGTCTGAATCTGTCATTCAGGAGGCTTTTATTGAACTATCTCAGGTTGATGTGACCTTCACAACACAAGCAGCCATTAGTGTTTCCATGGACAACATTAAATATGTGAGCGCAGAAAGTATGTTAGAGTCAACACGGACTTCCACAGTTTTTCCTAATTTTAATGATAGGGTAGCAGTGAAGCCAATCCAAGATTCCAAGAAGGAATATACAGTACAGCAAGCTCTGTTTTGCACCTCTGGTGTTGTAAGTTCAATACCTGTGCCGTTAGCTGGAAGAGCTCTTTGTCAACATCAGGTTTCCTGTGATGCTTATAAAGCAAAAGTATCTACTGCTCCAAATTCTGATGACAAAGTTTACAAAGACTCCACTCATCCATTTTTCacaagcagaaagagagaggaggaagtaGCTTCTTTCAGAAATATATACCTAACTTCAGATCACAGTCAAAGTACTGGAAGTACTTCATCACTCTTACATAGCCAAAACAATACCAGACAAACAAACAATAGATCTGGAATGAACAGCAATTCAGAAATAACAAGTGGGTCGAAAGGCATTAATACTTTTTCTGGAACTATGGTAGATATGATAGTAAATGAAGCTTATGAAGCTATAACCTCATCTAGAGTAACAAAAGCAGTAGAAGAATATACAGactttttaacaagaaaaataatagatAAAAAACCTTATGTGCAATGTATTGGTGAAGATTTCCCCAAGAACGTGTTTGCAGATCACTTGGCCAAGTACGTCATAAAACAATCTGTGGATGAAAGTAAAACTGTGTTATGCAACAGTAGTGAGAATTTAGCATGTAGTGTGAGCTCCCAGAGTTACGCAGATATCAGCAGAAAAGACCAATGTGTGATAAAGAAGCAAGAGACTGAGAAACAAAGCAACGTTTCTGTAATTGTGGAACAACATCAGATGCCTTTGAATAATCCATGTAACTTTCTTCTTACTCCAACTCATTCTGTTCAGTCTTTTTCAGAATCTAAAGATTGTTGGCAGGAACAAAAAGGACACAGGTTTTCTTCAAAATCGCCACCGACTTGTTCCACTGTGACTTTTGCTAGGCGTGTTCTAGAGGACGCCACTGACACAGGAAGCTGCTCAATAACATATTTAAACAAGCCCTCAAAAAACCATGATGCTCAGAAACCATCATCAGGACCTGTGACTTACAGGCAGGCTGATTGTTTTCTGCAAGCCAATAGCTTTTCTTCAGTGATGTTTGGCAGTGAAGATACTTTGCAGGTGGAAGATAAATCAAGTCTCAAAGACGGAAATATCTGTGTAATGCCTGGTACACCCCCACCAACTCCTTTAGTGCCGTGTCAAAGTAGTTCTGAAAGAAACCTAAGAAAACTGTCAAAGAAACTCAAGGGAGAATTGGCAAAGGAATTTGCACCTGCAACACCACCTTCTACACCGTACAATCCATCCGTTGCTGGTTTGTCTGAAACCGAACATGACTCTTTGGAAAATGAGGAATTTATGCTGAAACTCATGCGGTCGCTTTCTGAAGAAGTGGAAAGTAGTGAAGATGAAGATCATTCTGAAATGCCCATTGAGAAAGAGGAGTGTTCAGAAAAAACAATTCAGTATGCAGATTGCTTAGCCAGCCATATAATTTCACTAGCAACTGAAATGGCTGCTTCCCATTTAGATGGTAAAACCAACACAAAAGAAGCTGATAGACAGGTTCAGTTAGGTATGCACAACAAAAGATGTGGATATTCTGCATTTACAAATATCCCAGAAGAGACGTGCAATTCTTTGTGGAATTACGCAGGTGATATGGCAGGGAAAGTCATCAGCGAGGCCAAGAAGATAGTGAAATCAAGGCATTGTAAACTCTTGAGGTTGAAGCGGCTTAACTGTCAGGTGGATTGCCTTTATCTGAGAAAAGGCGATAAAGATTCTAGTTCAAAAGAGCGGTGCGGTCCAGGACAGGACCAGTGGCCGGGGGAGAGAGATTCATCTGTACTTCCTTTACCGCAAGGTTCAAGCACGACAGGTTTGACTTCCAAATACCCCAGCTGTGAAAGTGTGACTGACGAATACGCGGATCATATTATTCGAGTTTTGAAAAGAGAAGGTGGTAACGCTGAACTGTTAATGGATCACTATGCCAGCAGACTTGCTTACAGGTCTATCAAATCGGGCCTACAGCAAGCTGCTAGAAAATCCAAGTTGAGATGCAACAGAAAGATGTTTCCTGGGCAAAATGCACAGGTAAACGGTAAGGTGGAGCTGATCAAAGCGGTGAATAAAGATGCAGTACAGCAAGTGAAAAGCAGCGTTCATGGCTGTGAAGACCAAACATACAGCAGGGGTATCGTCACACAGGGAACAGAATGCACGGAGTTGTTACATTTTTCAGAATCCCTTGCACACAGTATCACTTgtgatgtcaggaagaaattgaAAATGTCGGGAGCATGTTTGCCAAAGTCTCTGACAGATTCCTGTCTATATAAAAAGACTGAATTTGATGAAGTCACAGGGGATCTTATTAAAACAAGATTTTCTaggacatttcttcctttttccccaaatcaTAAACTGTATCATAGTACAGGCAGTTTAAATGAAAGTGGCTACAGTGAAGACATAATTCAAGCTATAGAACAATATGCTAGGAAAGTAGCAGATGATACTTTAGAAATGGGTTTAGAGTCAGCTGTTCTCcatgtggctgaaaacagaaaaaatggggATAGGCTCTCATATACTGAGAAACTGTCTCCTTTTTCTGGAACTGTCTGTAGATGCTGCAGTATGAAGGAGCATCGGTACTGTACAGAAAGTACATCTCATCATCTACCTGCGCAAGAATCCTCCATTCCAGTGAGGCATTTTCTTCATTCTGGATTAGGTGGTGCCTGTCAAAAATCAAGAGTGTTTCAGCTTGAAATTCCTAAAATTCACGTTGATGTAGAACAGAAGATAGTGGTTTCTGACAAGGGGGCTGCTGCAGCTGTAGAGAAAGCAGAAGGAGAGCTGAGTTACACAAGTCTAACAGCTGACAGTGGTATTGGACAAGATGGAGTCAGTTTTGCTGAAAGCCTTACTACTGAAATAATGACATCAGCTATGACTAATATTGGTCAGGCAGTTAACATAAG TAAAGAATA AGAAGGATTTCACTCTGTTGAATCTATTGTTAGCCAGCAGATGAGTCTTAGTATTGGTGATGATAGCACGGGTAGCTGGTCCAATCTAAGTTTTGAAGATGAACATCCTGATGAGAGCAGCAGCTTTCTTCACCTCAGTGACAG TAATGGTAACAGCAGTAGCTGGAGCAGTCTTGGTTTAGAAGGGGATATGTATGAGGAGAATTTATCCTTTCCAACATCAGACAG tgaTGGAACAGAAGATAAAGATGAAGACTCCAAGGATGCTGTAGAAG gTTCGGAGCAAATACGGAAGACTTTAGCAATAGTGAATATTGATCTGCAACCAAATCTAGTGGACCCTCAACTCAGAACAGCGCTCCAGTGGCTGGTGGCTTCTGAAACAGAGGTGTCTGATCTTCACTTCCATGACACTGCTACAAGGGAATTTGTCTTT